Below is a genomic region from Fundidesulfovibrio magnetotacticus.
ACAGGCTTCTCGTCTCGCTGCAGGACGTCACCCGGCTTTACGAGAGTGAAGAGCGCCTGCGTGCCGCCCACGACCGCCTCCAGGCCGCCAACCGCGCCAAAAGCGAGTTCCTGGCCAACATGAGCCACGAAATCCGCACGCCCCTCACGGCCATCCTGGGCCTTGCGGAGCTTTCCACCCGGCAGACCGGCCAGGAACGCACCGCGCAACACATGCGCATGATCGCCGACTCGGCCCAGACCCTCCTGGACATCGTCGGGGACGTGTTGGATCTCTCGCGCGTGGAGGCCGGAAAACTCGTGCTGGACCGCAAACTCCTGCGGCCCCGCGACGTGCTGGACAAGGCCATGGCCCCCCACCTGCTCCGCGCCGGAGCCAAGGGCCTGGAGTTCTCGGCCCAGGTCGCGCCCGACGTGCCCGACACCCTCCTTGGAGACCCGTTGCGCCTGGGCCAGGTGCTCTCCAACCTGATGGACAACGCCGTGAAGTTCACCCCGAAGGGCGCAGTGCGCGTGAACCTCGTCGTGGCGGACCGAAGGGCGACGGACGTGACCCTGGGCTTCTCGGTACAGGACACGGGCATCGGCATCGCCCCGGAGTCCATGGACACCATCTTCGACAACTTCCGCCAGGCGGACTCCTCCTTCTCCAAGGCCTACCAGGGGGCCGGACTCGGCCTGGCCATCTGCCGCGAGCTCACGCTGCTCATGGGCGGCGACATCTCGGTGGAAAGCGTCCAGGGCCAGGGCAGCACCTTCCGTTTCACGGCCGTTCTGGAGCAGACCGACCGGAAAACCTCGGAAACGGCGGTAGCCAGCCCCCCCACGGAGGCCCGCACGACAGGCCTCCGTGTCCTCGTGGCCGAGGACAACCCGCACAATCGCCACGTCTACCGCGAGTTCCTGGCCTCCCAAGGGCACCGCGTGGAGACGGCGGCAGACGGAGAACAGGCCCTGGACCTCCTGCGAAAGCAACCATTCGACCTGGTGCTCATGGACGTGCAGATGCCGCGCATGGACGGCCTGGAGGCCGTGCGCAGCCTGCGCGACGGCGCGTGCGGCGAGGAGGCCTCCCGGACCCCCGTGCTGGCCCTGACCGCCTACGCCATGCGCGGCGATCGCGAGCGATTCCTCCTGGCCGGCATGACCGACTACCTGCCAAAGCCCGTCTCCCTGGACGACCTGGCCAAGGCCGTGGACCGCTTGGGCGGCGCCCCCCCCGCACCCGAAGCTGCCCGGTCCGAGCAGGCCGTCTTCGACAGGAACACCCTGGAACAAACCGCTCTCTTCCTGGCCGAACGCTGCGCCCAGGCCCGGGCGCACCTGAACCAGGGCGACCTGGAAGGCGTCGCCAAAGCCGCCCACGACGTGAAAGGCACGGCCATGCTCTTCCGCTTCGCCGCAGTGAACGAGGCCGGGGCGCGCCTCCACGAAGCCGCCCGCGACGGAAACCCGGAGCTGGCCCGGGAGGCCATGGACGGACTGGACGAGGCCCTGGCGGACTTCCGGCGGGAACTCGGCTGGCGACCCGTCGGCTGAAGCGGTTCGCGACAGGGCGGGGACAGCGGAGACAGCGGAGACAGCGGAGACAGCGGAGACAGCGGAGACAGCGGAGACGCCTCCGGCGGCCAGGGCTTCGCCCTGGACCCACCAGGGGGAGAGCTTCCCCCTGGACCCGGCGATTGCTTCGCGTCAACGTGAGTTTCGTCGCAGCAGGACGGGATAAGGCGCGCCGCTCGGCGGCGGGAGGGTCGTCGGGGCTGGACGGGGGCGAGGCGTGCGCCAGCCCGGGGCCGGTCAGCCGCCTTGCAGCCGGGCCGCAAGGCGCTGGGGCACGAAGCGCTGTCCCCTGGCCACGGCGCGCACGCCCTGGGCCAACTCCTGGGGCTGGGCGTCCTTGAGCAGGAAACCGTGCGCCCCGGCCTCCAGTGCCGCGCGGACCAGGGCGGGGTCCTCGTGGCCGGTCAGCGCCAGGATGCCCGTGCCGGGCAGCAGGGGGCGGATCAGGGCGATGGCCTCCAGCCCGTCCAGAACGGGCATGGAGAGGTCCATGATCACGGCGTCGGGCTTGAGTTCCAGGGCCTTGTCCACGGCTTCGCGGCCGTCGGCGGCCTCGCCCGCCACCACGATGTCCGGGAAGCCCGCCAGGAGCATGCGGATGCCCAGGCGAAGCACCGGCACATCCTCGGCCAGAAGCACCCGGAGAAGCGGCTCCCGGCCCATGCGCTACTTGCCCTTGGAGGCCTTCACCGCCTCTTCCAGTTCGGCGAACGAGGGACGGTGGTGGTTTGGGATGGCCCTGCGCCCGGCCTCCAGGGCCACGGGGGGCGGATTGCCGCCCACGAAGGCCCCCAACGCGCATTTGATCACGACGAGGCAGTGCTCGCCCTCGCGCGCCTTGGACTCCATGTTGGCCGCGATGGGGCCGATGACGCCGTAGCACATGAGCACGCCCAGGAACGTGCCCACCAGCGCCGCGCCGATGTGGTGGCCGATCACCTCGGGGGGCTCCGAGATGTAGCCCATGGTGATGACGACGCCCAGCACCGCGGCCACGATGCCCAGGCCCGGCAGGGCGTCGGCCATCTTGTTCACGGCCTGGGCCGGAGCCACGGCCTCGTGGGAGTAGGCCTCGATGTCGGCCTCCATGATGTTCTCGAACTCGTGCTGTTCGATGTTCACGGTGGAGAACACGCGCATGGTGTCGCAGACGAAATCCACGATGAACTTGTTGGATTTGTTTTTGAGGAAGGCCGAGAAGATCTGGCTCGATTCCGGGGCCTCGATGTCCTTTTCGATGGCCACCAGGCCCTCGCGGCGGATTTTCATGAAGAGCATGGAGAGCATGATGAGCATGTCCAGAAAGAAGGCCTTGCTCGTCTTGGAAGCCCCGAAGGCGCCGCCAAGGCCCTTGAGCGCGCCGATCACCACTTCCTTGGGCGAACCCAGGATCAGGGACCCGAAGGCCGCCCCGAAAATGATCACCAG
It encodes:
- a CDS encoding response regulator — encoded protein: MGREPLLRVLLAEDVPVLRLGIRMLLAGFPDIVVAGEAADGREAVDKALELKPDAVIMDLSMPVLDGLEAIALIRPLLPGTGILALTGHEDPALVRAALEAGAHGFLLKDAQPQELAQGVRAVARGQRFVPQRLAARLQGG
- the motA gene encoding flagellar motor stator protein MotA translates to MFAIIGIVTVLGAVILGYTLEKGNFAVLWQPAELVIIFGAAFGSLILGSPKEVVIGALKGLGGAFGASKTSKAFFLDMLIMLSMLFMKIRREGLVAIEKDIEAPESSQIFSAFLKNKSNKFIVDFVCDTMRVFSTVNIEQHEFENIMEADIEAYSHEAVAPAQAVNKMADALPGLGIVAAVLGVVITMGYISEPPEVIGHHIGAALVGTFLGVLMCYGVIGPIAANMESKAREGEHCLVVIKCALGAFVGGNPPPVALEAGRRAIPNHHRPSFAELEEAVKASKGK